A region from the Desulfoglaeba alkanexedens ALDC genome encodes:
- the tolQ gene encoding protein TolQ, with translation MLWLHLFKSTLQTATAVAAPYERIGNGVGDMIWHAGPVVKFVMLLLFAMSLACWCVIFMKLRYLQKVRRETDRFLDLYEQRKNFSAVYRETQTMEYSPMAQIFRRGYMEWMRSAKMLGSQNVAEGPLAGGVLFESVERAVDGVLLEERQRMERFVPFLATTGSSAPFIGLFGTVWGIMTSFQDIGLKGAANLAVVAPGISEALVATAMGLVAAIPAVIAYNHFVNRFRVLENEMQHFASDFLNLMKREWYRRAAPARAEGETARAVHEN, from the coding sequence TTCAAACGGCGACCGCCGTGGCCGCTCCCTACGAACGGATTGGAAACGGCGTCGGTGACATGATCTGGCACGCCGGTCCCGTGGTGAAGTTCGTGATGTTGCTCCTGTTCGCCATGTCCCTTGCGTGCTGGTGCGTGATCTTCATGAAGCTGCGCTACCTTCAAAAGGTCCGCAGGGAAACCGACCGATTTCTCGACCTTTACGAACAGCGAAAGAACTTCTCGGCTGTTTACCGTGAAACCCAGACCATGGAGTACAGCCCTATGGCGCAGATTTTCCGCCGTGGATACATGGAATGGATGCGGTCCGCCAAGATGCTGGGGAGCCAGAACGTGGCGGAGGGGCCGCTCGCCGGCGGTGTTCTCTTCGAGTCCGTGGAACGGGCCGTGGACGGCGTGCTGCTCGAGGAACGTCAGCGGATGGAACGATTTGTACCTTTCCTTGCGACCACGGGAAGTTCCGCGCCCTTCATCGGGCTGTTCGGAACGGTGTGGGGCATCATGACCAGTTTCCAGGATATCGGGCTGAAGGGAGCTGCAAACCTGGCCGTGGTGGCGCCCGGCATCTCGGAAGCCCTTGTCGCCACGGCCATGGGGCTCGTCGCGGCCATCCCGGCGGTTATCGCGTACAATCACTTCGTGAACCGGTTTCGAGTCCTGGAAAACGAAATGCAGCACTTCGCTTCCGATTTCCTCAACCTCATGAAACGCGAATGGTACCGCCGTGCCGCACCCGCCCGTGCGGAAGGGGAAACGGCGCGCGCGGTGCATGAAAATTGA
- the tolR gene encoding protein TolR has protein sequence MQKPNDNRAMLSEINVTPFVDVMLVLLIIFMVTAPMMMQGLDVNLPQVEAPAIPAEEERLVVSIDGERKVFINEYAVDLESLGPKLAAIYQNRGDRQGVFLRADASVPYGFVMEVMGRIREAGIDQIGMVTAPVTERGPAEAKAERSGG, from the coding sequence ATGCAGAAACCGAACGATAACCGGGCGATGCTTTCCGAGATCAACGTCACGCCTTTCGTGGACGTGATGCTGGTGCTGCTCATCATCTTCATGGTCACCGCACCCATGATGATGCAGGGGCTGGATGTGAATCTGCCGCAGGTTGAGGCTCCCGCCATCCCTGCAGAGGAAGAAAGGCTGGTGGTGTCCATCGACGGCGAACGCAAGGTGTTCATCAACGAATACGCGGTGGATCTGGAGTCTCTAGGCCCCAAACTGGCCGCCATCTACCAGAACCGGGGCGACCGGCAGGGGGTCTTTCTTCGTGCGGACGCCTCCGTTCCTTATGGTTTCGTCATGGAAGTGATGGGGAGAATCCGCGAGGCGGGCATCGACCAGATCGGCATGGTGACGGCTCCTGTGACGGAAAGAGGCCCGGCTGAAGCGAAAGCTGAAAGGTCCGGCGGATGA
- a CDS encoding cell envelope integrity protein TolA: protein MIFAGVMGKNYPKDDLLLGLAGSIAAHAILLFAALLLPSLVQSRPVRLSYTTVKLVDPGDLAPGREGAQKAGPAVRSRETAKKTARRIAPPPIVPVRRLRMQEPLPETGLRKIEPQEVPDVPKAEGPPVEKTVEQLMPQVSREPASKTAAAAGPSRDEDKSALERSGGLGERAADGGLSGPPGADASESDAIGLARRLYYAEVWNAIRRQWALPKTLVNAKDLEAVLVIVVRRDGRILDIQFEKRSGNSLFDDSVVRAVQKANPLPRFPDIYSPPREEIGVRFRPQDIL, encoded by the coding sequence ATGATATTTGCGGGGGTGATGGGAAAAAATTATCCGAAGGACGACCTGCTGCTGGGGCTCGCCGGATCCATCGCCGCACATGCCATCCTGCTCTTTGCCGCCCTTCTTCTGCCTTCCCTGGTCCAGAGCCGGCCGGTGAGGCTCTCCTACACAACGGTGAAGTTGGTGGATCCCGGGGATCTGGCGCCTGGGCGGGAGGGGGCTCAGAAGGCGGGTCCGGCAGTCCGGTCCAGGGAAACCGCCAAGAAGACGGCGAGGCGCATCGCACCGCCTCCGATCGTTCCGGTCAGGCGGCTCCGCATGCAAGAGCCGCTTCCCGAGACAGGTCTTCGAAAGATCGAACCGCAGGAGGTCCCCGACGTCCCGAAGGCGGAAGGTCCACCGGTGGAAAAAACGGTGGAGCAGCTGATGCCTCAGGTATCTCGCGAACCTGCTAGCAAAACGGCGGCGGCCGCCGGGCCTTCCAGGGACGAAGACAAGTCGGCGTTGGAACGAAGCGGCGGGTTGGGAGAGCGTGCCGCCGACGGGGGCCTTTCTGGGCCGCCGGGTGCGGATGCGTCAGAGAGCGATGCCATCGGGCTGGCGAGACGCCTCTACTACGCCGAAGTCTGGAACGCCATCCGCCGACAGTGGGCTTTGCCCAAGACTCTGGTGAATGCCAAGGATCTGGAGGCGGTCCTTGTCATCGTGGTGCGTCGTGACGGCCGGATCTTGGACATCCAGTTCGAAAAGCGTTCAGGAAACAGCTTGTTCGACGATTCCGTGGTGCGCGCTGTTCAGAAGGCGAATCCGTTGCCGCGGTTTCCCGACATCTACAGTCCACCCCGCGAAGAGATCGGGGTCCGCTTTCGGCCCCAAGATATCCTGTGA